The DNA region TTCAAGGGGGTTAAAAATGCTTGCAAGGGAGATGAAAATTCCTATTATTGCACTTTCTCAGTTAAATAGGGGACTTGAAAATAGACCTGATAAAAGACCAATGTTATCTGATTTAAGAGAGTCTGGAGCTATTGAGCAAGATGCAGATATTATTATGTTTGTGTATAGAGATGATGTATATAAAGAAAGAGATGAAGCAAGAAAAGAAAAAGAAGCAAAAGATAAAGGTGAAGAGTATAAATCTACTTTTGTTAATAAACCAGTAGAAGAAGCAGAAATAATAATAGGAAAACAAAGAAATGGTCCAATTGGTACTGTTAAACTTGATTTTCAAAAACAATATACAAGATTTGTAAATAAAGAAAATAAAGCAGATGCTCCAATTGAAGTAATATTTGAAAGCGTAGCAGATACAAATAAAGAGACAAATATAGATGTACCTCAAATTCTTTAATGAACTTTTGAGTAAAATAAAAATAATTATAGTTTAATAGGATTTTATAAATGATTAGAAAATGTTTATTCCCAGCAGCAGGATATGGAACAAGATTTTTACCTGCAACAAAAGCAACTCCAAAAGAGATGTTGCCCGTACTTACAAAACCACTTATTCAATATGGAGTTGAAGAGGCTATAGAAGCTGGAATTGATACTATGGCAATAGTAACAGGTAGAGGTAAAAGAGCAATAGAAGATCATTTTGATATTTCATATGAATTAGAGCATCAAATAAAAGGTACAAATAAAGAACACTATTTAAGAGATATAAGAAAAGTTATAGAAAATTGTACTTTTTCATATACAAGACAAACACAAATGAAAGGTTTAGGTCATGCAATTTTAACTGGCCAAACATTAATAGGAAATGAACCTTTTGCAGTTATTTTAGCAGATGATTTATGTGATAATGAAAAAGATGGTGTATTAAAGCAAATGGTAGATCTATATGAAAAATATCAATGCTGTATTGTAGCAATAGAAGAAGTTCCAAAAGAGCATACAAATAAATACGGAGTTATTTCTGGAAGAGAGATTGAAGAAGGTATTTTTATGATAGATAATATGGTAGAAAAACCAGAACCCGAAGATGCACCATCAAATCTTGCAATTATAGGAAGATATATTTTAACTCCAGATATTTTTGATATTATTAAAGAAACTAATCCAGGTAAAGGTGGTGAAATTCAAATTACAGATGCACTTTTAACTCAAGCTAAAAAGGGTATGGTTTTAGGATTTAAATTTAAAGGTGTTAGATTTGATTGTGGAAGTATTGATGGTTTTGTAGAGGCTACAAATCATTTTTATAATAAAACAAAGTAGGATGAACAATGCAATATAACAAAAGTTTTTATCAAATAAAATCAAATGAAACTATTTTTGAAAAAGTAAAAAAAGAAGTAAATAGTATAGGTTATTATTCTTTGCCTTTTCAAGATACAACAAATGTAAAAAAGTTTGCTAAAGATGTAAAACAATCTCATATTGCAGTTATTGGTATAGGTGGAAGTACATTAGGTACTTTTGCAATTTATCAGTTTTTAAAAAGAACAAATGATTTTACAAAAAAACTTCACTTTTTTGAATCAACAGATCCAACAGATATAAAACAAAGAGTTAAAAAACTTGATTTAGAAGATACAATTTTTTTAGTAATTAGTAAATCAGGAACCACAATAGAGACAATATCAATTTTTAAATATCTATCAAGTTTAGTAACAATGAGTAAAAATAACTGTGTGATTGTTAGTGAAACTGATAGTACACTAACAGCTTTTGCAAAACAAAATGGTATGCAAACTTTTGAAATACCTAAAAATGTTGGTGGAAGATTTTCAGTATTTTCAAATGTTGGATTACTTCCTTTAGCGATTTTGGGAGTAAATATAGATGAATTACTGCAAGGTGCAAAAGAGGTACATAATAGCTTTTTTAATGAAGATAAATATTATGATATTTTGATGGAAAAAGCAAGGTTTATGATTGAAAATAAAAATAGATTTAATATAAATGTTGTTTTTTCATATTCAGCAAGTTTAGAAGGGTTTAATAAGTGGTATATTCAACTTTGGGGTGAGAGCTTAGGTAAAATTAATATAAATGGTACAAAACAAGCTTTAACACCAATTGGACTTATAGGACCTGTTGATCAACACTCTTTTTTACAACTAATTGCTCAAGGGAAAAGAGATAAGACTGTAACTTTTATTAAAGTAGCAAATTTTGAAGATGATACTAAAATTCCTAAAAATACATTAAATGGATTTGATGAATTAACATATTTAGATAATCTATCTTTTGCAAAATTAATTGATGAACAAGCTAATGCAACAATTCAATCTATAAAAGATCTAAGTGATATTCCCTATGATATAATAACTATAAATAAAGTAGATGAATTTAATATTGCAAAACTGATGTATAGTTATCAGTTATTAACTTCTGTTGTAGGAAAATTTGTACAGATTGATACATATAATCAACCAGGAGTAGAAGCTGGAAAGATTATTTTAAAAGAAAAATTAAACAATAAGGTTTAAATATGGTTTATGAAAAACTTTGGCAAAAATATGATGATTTTATTCCCTATGAATTGCAAATGAGTTTTGATATTAGACTATGTAATGTAGTAAATATGTTAAACTATTTTTTTCAAGATTTATTAGTTAGAAAACCAAGTTTTTCAAAAGTTAATTTTTATTTAGCAGGTTCTTGTATAAAAAAAGACACCTTTCGAGATATTGATATGATATTCCCTTCAAAAGAGATGATGAGTGAGTTAAATCAATGTTTAGACCAAAGTTATTTTGAATATGAAAATAATTCAATGACTTACAAGTTTAATGATGAAATTTTTCAATTAGTTTTTAGGCCAAAATTTGAAAATAAATCTTTAGAGTTTACTGTAAGTAGTTT from Malaciobacter molluscorum LMG 25693 includes:
- the galU gene encoding UTP--glucose-1-phosphate uridylyltransferase GalU, which gives rise to MIRKCLFPAAGYGTRFLPATKATPKEMLPVLTKPLIQYGVEEAIEAGIDTMAIVTGRGKRAIEDHFDISYELEHQIKGTNKEHYLRDIRKVIENCTFSYTRQTQMKGLGHAILTGQTLIGNEPFAVILADDLCDNEKDGVLKQMVDLYEKYQCCIVAIEEVPKEHTNKYGVISGREIEEGIFMIDNMVEKPEPEDAPSNLAIIGRYILTPDIFDIIKETNPGKGGEIQITDALLTQAKKGMVLGFKFKGVRFDCGSIDGFVEATNHFYNKTK
- a CDS encoding glucose-6-phosphate isomerase, which gives rise to MQYNKSFYQIKSNETIFEKVKKEVNSIGYYSLPFQDTTNVKKFAKDVKQSHIAVIGIGGSTLGTFAIYQFLKRTNDFTKKLHFFESTDPTDIKQRVKKLDLEDTIFLVISKSGTTIETISIFKYLSSLVTMSKNNCVIVSETDSTLTAFAKQNGMQTFEIPKNVGGRFSVFSNVGLLPLAILGVNIDELLQGAKEVHNSFFNEDKYYDILMEKARFMIENKNRFNINVVFSYSASLEGFNKWYIQLWGESLGKININGTKQALTPIGLIGPVDQHSFLQLIAQGKRDKTVTFIKVANFEDDTKIPKNTLNGFDELTYLDNLSFAKLIDEQANATIQSIKDLSDIPYDIITINKVDEFNIAKLMYSYQLLTSVVGKFVQIDTYNQPGVEAGKIILKEKLNNKV